One genomic region from Microcystis panniformis FACHB-1757 encodes:
- a CDS encoding serine hydrolase: MLVAENKLEENKLVRDYIPELTKSGFGDATVRQVLDMTTALDYSEDYADPRRGSGNTRPPGILYRNQKVILAPALIFNSCKLSKKKENTVRVLAIKLLILMFLVG, from the coding sequence ATGTTAGTGGCCGAAAATAAATTAGAGGAAAATAAACTGGTTAGGGATTATATTCCCGAACTGACGAAAAGCGGCTTTGGCGATGCCACGGTGCGTCAAGTTCTCGATATGACCACGGCCCTAGATTATAGTGAAGATTATGCCGATCCAAGGCGGGGGTCTGGCAACACGCGGCCGCCTGGAATCCTTTACCGAAACCAGAAGGTTATACTGGCCCCAGCACTTATTTTCAATTCCTGCAAACTGTCCAAAAAAAAGGAGAACACGGTCAGAGTTTTGGCTATAAAACTATTAATACTGATGTTCTTGGTTGGTTAA